One window of the Trifolium pratense cultivar HEN17-A07 linkage group LG2, ARS_RC_1.1, whole genome shotgun sequence genome contains the following:
- the LOC123910505 gene encoding uncharacterized protein LOC123910505 has protein sequence MENVKEIIGDDDVTIIYSKWEEGKSLINHKHKRSQMKMMMSPIVRSLSFLVAYSSLFILGFCNDDDSSSSKHAAAAESESQTQRSSGSFTMIMLITVFIALVVFSLLSFLLFKLWRKKKREEQYALLLKLFEEDDELELELGLKD, from the exons ATGGAAAACGTTAAAGAGATCATTGGAGATGACGACGtaacaataatatatagtaaATGGGAAGAAGGCAAAAGCCTCATCAATCATAAACATAAGAGATCgcagatgaagatgatgatgagcCCAATTGTGAGATCACTGAGTTTCCTTGTTGCCTACTCTTCACTTTTCATTCTAG GGTTTTGTAATGATgatgattcttcttcttctaaacaTGCTGCTGCAGCAGAGTCAGAGTCTCAAACTCAAAGAAGCAGTGGTTCTTTTACTATGATTATGCTTATTACTGTCTTTATTGCGCTTGTCGTATTTTCTTTGTTATCTTTTTTACTCTTTAAGTTATGGCGTAAGAAGAAAAGGGAAGAGCAATATGCTCTTCTTTTGAAATTGTTTGAAGAGGATGATGAGTTAGAGCTTGAACTAGGCCTTAAAGATTGA